One genomic window of Pocillopora verrucosa isolate sample1 chromosome 8, ASM3666991v2, whole genome shotgun sequence includes the following:
- the LOC131787927 gene encoding mitochondrial dicarboxylate carrier, whose translation MSAQVKEGVKPSGAVKVTAKKHKWYLGGIASAMAACVTHPLDLLKVHLQTQQQVKQRLLSMAVHVVRTQGVFALYNGLSASVMRQLTYSTTRYGLYEVVSAELRKGNEPLPFYQKVVIGSVSGFLGGIVGNPADMVNVRMQNDVKTLDKALRRNYKHVFDGLYRTATEEGVSTWMKGVTMTSSRALLMTVAQVACYDQAKQLLLASGYFKDNIVAHFTASFIAGTIATSITQPVDVMKTRLMEAKPGQYKSVAHCILFTAKLGPMGFYKGFIPAWVRLAPHTIITWIFLEQLRLLFPVKQAVM comes from the exons ATGTCAGCTCAAGTGAAAGAAGGTGTCAAGCCATCCGGGGCTGTAAAAGTAACGGCTAAAAAACACAAATGGTATCTTGGAGGAATCGCTTCTGCCATGGCAGCCTGTGTCACACATCCGTTGGATTTGCTCAAG GTTCATTTACAGACACAGCAACAGGttaaacaaagacttttgtcCATGGCAGTTCATGTTGTTCGAACACAGGGTGTATTTGCACTTTACAATGGACTGTCAGCCTCTGTCATGAGACAG CTTACTTATTCCACAACACGTTATGGATTGTATGAAGTGGTCTCTGCAGAGTTAAGAAAAGGAaatg aGCCACTACCTTTTTACCAGAAAGTTGTAATAGGATCAGTATCAG GTTTCTTGGGCGGAATTGTTGGCAACCCTGCAGATATGGTCAATGTTAG aATGCAAAATGATGTCAAAACACTTGATAAAGCACTTCGAAGAAA ttatAAGCATGTGTTTGATGGCCTCTATAGAACAGCAACTGAAG AGGGTGTGTCAACTTGGATGAAAGGTGTTACAATGACCTCATCTAGAGCTCTCCTGATGACTGTGGCTCAG GTTGCATGTTATGATCAAGCAAAACAGCTGTTACTTGCATCAGG ATATTTTAAAGACAACATTGTTGCACATTTCACTGCAAGTTTTATAGCG GGTACAATTGCTACAAGCATAACACAACCTGTTGATGTTATGAAGACAAGACTTATGGAAGCAAAACCTGGGCAGTACAAG AGTGTGGCCCACTGTATACTTTTTACGGCAAAACTTGGACCTATGGGATTTTATAAG GGTTTTATCCCAGCTTGGGTACGTTTGGCACCTCACACAATTATTACTTGGATCTTCCTAGAGCAACTAAGATTGCTCTTTCCTGTGAAACAGGCAGTGATGTAA